A stretch of Aedes aegypti strain LVP_AGWG chromosome 2, AaegL5.0 Primary Assembly, whole genome shotgun sequence DNA encodes these proteins:
- the LOC5564941 gene encoding probable serine hydrolase: MTTDRTQYYEVNIPVPFGIIAGKWYGSKDVRPILFIHGFNDNCGTFDRLIPLLPSRGSYLAIDLPGCGLSSRTPNGMMYHVSDLVLVILWIMKTYQWSKVSLVGHSMGAMACYCFIGFFPAKVDLFIAMDALQLSHFEQILDQQAYFFTRSMQANEDNVNNVSTSEYTYEQLIEKVHNLPSCTIPKELCPCILRRNISKSKTLPESYCFHYDSRTKYPYIMGWSKEASAMTAKRIKFPVLIIRANDSLFYGDEEEFFCLVETLKQNNTHTKLVHTPGGHYFHLIVAERIATEIEMFLGEIGYYDKAVQSKM; this comes from the exons ATGACGACCGACCGAACC CAATATTATGAAGTCAACATCCCCGTTCCGTTTGGAATTATCGCTGGAAAATGGTATGGTTCTAAAGATGTGCGACCAATTCTGTTCATCCATGGATTCAACGATAATTGCGGAACCTTCGATCGCTTAATTCCTCTACTGCCATCACGTGGTAGTTACTTAGCCATTgatctgccagggtgtggactATCGTCTAGGACTCCTAACGGAATGATGTATCACGTGTCTGATCTGGTTCTGGTTATACTTTGGATTATGAAAACTTATCAATGGTCAAAAGTATCATTGGTAGGGCACTCCATGGGAGCTATGGCTTGCTATTGCTTCATAGGATTTTTCCCAGCAAAAGTCGATTTGTTCATTGCGATGGACGCACTGCAGCTTTCCCACTTCGAACAGATTCTAGACCAACAAGCTTACTTCTTCACTCGATCAATGCAAGCGAACGAGGATAATGTGAACAACGTTTCGACAAGTGAATACACTTACGAGCAGTTGATCGAAAAGGTCCATAACTTACCGTCCTGTACTATCCCGAAGGAGCTTTGTCCCTGTATTCTCCGGAGGAACATTAGCAAATCGAAAACGTTACCCGAGAGTTACTGTTTTCACTACGACAGCCGAACAAAGTATCCCTACATCATGGGATGGTCGAAGGAAGCAAGTGCGATGACTGCCAAACGAATCAAGTTCCCGGTGTTGATAATTAGAGCGAATGATTCCCTGTTCTACGGTGATGAAGAGGAGTTTTTCTGCTTGGTGGAAACGTTGAAGCAGAACAATACCCATACGAAGCTGGTACACACGCCAGGAGGGCATTACTTCCACCTGATAGTCGCCGAGCGGATTGCAACCGAAATCGAAATGTTCCTGGGTGAGATTGGATATTATGACAAGGCAGTTCAGagtaaaatgtga
- the LOC5564934 gene encoding probable serine hydrolase, which yields MTKVSSLLPNVAVFGRMLRAHRGSAGIIISQRFLHDNKINEESRYIVKREVEEVRVPVPYGEIAGKWWGPKDVRPIVSLHGWQDNAGTFDRLIPLLPHHMSFLALDFPGHGLSSRIPDGMTYHTLDSVYMLKMVMQHYQWKKISFMAHSMGSLVSFIFSSVFPDMVDFNIGLDALKPHISDPDKLGPRLQKRIPQMLTADIRNRQKTEPPSYPYEELVNRLHLGSHKSVSKQAAPYLLNRNIQKSATHPDKFYFTRDSRLKYSVGVGWGQDVNLELAKRMMMPYLFLKAKHSSYYEDRKYFDEFVELVKQNNPLFELHFVDSTHHMHLTEPEKVVPIISKFLCKHWKRDPLGSE from the exons ATGACGAAAGTTTCATCTCTCCTGCCCAATGTTGCCGTTTTCGGTCGAATGCTCAGAGCCCATCGAGGATCAGCTGGAATAATCATTAGTCAGCGATTTTTGCATGATAACAAAATCAATGAAGAATCACGTTACATAGTGAAACGAGAG GTCGAGGAAGTTCGTGTTCCGGTACCATATGGGGAAATTGCGGGCAAATGGTGGGGTCCAAAAGACGTTCGTCCTATTGTTTCGTTGCATGGCTGGCAAGACAATGCCGGAACCTTCGACAGACTGATACCGCTCCTGCCTCATCATATGAGCTTCCTTGCCTTGGATTTCCCCGGTCATGGGTTGTCATCTCGAATTCCCGATGGAATGACTTACCACACGCTGGATAGCGTTTACATGCTAAAAATGGTTATGCAACATTATCAATGGAAGAAGATTTCGTTTATGGCGCACTCGATGGGATCACTCGTTAGCTTCATATTCTCGTCAGTTTTTCCGGATATGGTAGATTTCAACATTGGTCTGGATGCCCTAAAGCCACACATTAGCGATCCTGACAAGCTTGGACCACGTTTGCAGAAACGGATACCACAGATGTTGACTGCAGATATTCGGAATCGTCAAAAAACGGAACCTCCTAGCTATCCGTACGAAGAACTAGTCAATCGTCTTCATCTGGGATCACACAAGTCTGTCTCTAAGCAAGCAGCCCCTTACCTGCTAAACCGAAACATACAGAAATCCGCCACGCATCCAGACAAATTCTACTTTACCCGCGACAGCAGACTAAAATACAGCGTGGGAGTTGGATGGGGTCAGGATGTGAATTTGGAGCTCGCCAAAAGGATGATGATGCCGTATCTGTTTCTCAAAGCGAAGCATTCGTCCTACTACGAGGATAGGAAATATTTCGACGAGTTTGTCGAGCTTGTAAAGCAAAATAATCCGCTCTTTGAGTTGCACTTTGTGGACAGCACGCATCACATGCACCTAACAGAGCCGGAAAAGGTTGTTCcgataatttcgaaatttttgtgcAAGCATTGGAAACGCGATCCGTTGGGTTCGGAGTAG
- the LOC5564943 gene encoding probable serine hydrolase: MSSSTVMSEAELRTPDLHPMIRYIELHDRKNNVTEVEIPIPYGKIAGKWFGPKNVQPILCLHGWLDNCGTFDRLIPLLPADVSFLAIDFPGHGHSSWVPDGMAYHQLDSVVLILQIMKEYKWDKVAIMAHSMGAIIGFMFTAMFPEKVEFLIGIDALKPHSYYPGKFLMIAAPLLSKFIEADQRNREKSEPPAYTYEEMVDKMYDATFESVTKETAPFLLQRNIKPSKKFPGKYYFDRDNKVKYNNIPGWSDEVNWDLGKRVKVPQLTIKAKDSPYPGSWQGFKPMVEVLKEHNPHFQLEFVKASHHVHLTDPELIAPIITEFLRKYWIKRQDSLVSKL; this comes from the exons ATGAGCAGTTCAACAGTCATGTCAGAGGCTGAACTTCGTACACCGGATCTCCACCCCATGATAAGATACATTGAGCTGCATGatagaaaaaataat GTAACCGAGGTGGAAATTCCTATTCCTTACGGCAAAATCGCTGGCAAATGGTTTGGACCAAAGAACGTTCAGCCGATACTGTGCCTTCACGGGTGGTTGGACAACTGTGGAACTTTTGATAGGCTCATTCCATTGTTGCCAGCAGATGTGAGCTTTCTTGCGATCGATTTCCCCGGACATGGCCACTCTTCGTGGGTTCCCGATGGTATGGCATATCACCAGTTGGATAGCGTCGTTCTTATATTGCAAATCATGAAGGAATATAAGTGGGATAAAGTGGCTATAATGGCACATTCCATGGGAGCCATCATCGGGTTCATGTTCACAGCTATGTTTCCAGAAAAAGTTGAATTTCTCATAGGCATAGATGCTCTGAAGCCCCACAGTTACTACCCTGGAAAGTTCCTTATGATTGCTGCACCATTGCTATCCAAGTTCATCGAGGCTGACCAGAGGAATCGTGAAAAGTCGGAACCTCCCGCATATACCTACGAAGAGATGGTGGATAAAATGTATGATGCAACATTCGAGTCTGTGACCAAAGAAACGGCACCTTTCTTGCTACAGCGGAACATCAAGCCCTCAAAAAAGTTTCCCGGGAAGTACTACTTTGATCGCGACAACAAAGTCAAGTACAACAATATTCCCGGCTGGTCGGATGAGGTGAACTGGGATTTGGGCAAGCGAGTGAAGGTTCCACAGTTGACGATCAAGGCGAAAGATTCCCCGTACCCGGGATCCTGGCAGGGATTCAAACCAATGGTAGAAGTGCTAAAGGAGCACAATCCTCATTTTCAGCTGGAGTTCGTGAAAGCATCACACCATGTGCACTTAACAGATCCGGAGCTCATCGCTCCCATAATAACGGAATTTCTGCGAAAGTATTGGATCAAGCGtcaggatagcttagttagtaAACTGTGA
- the LOC5564942 gene encoding probable serine hydrolase: protein MSGQPTSPSSLINLVDQHDRDHGVQEVRISVPYGEIAGKWWGPQNIRPILCLHGWQDNAGTFDTLIPLLPKNVSFLAIDFPGHGYSSRIPDGLSYQGINSLNLLLAIMNEYGWKKVSFLSHSMGAVLQYIFAAVFPDKVDLMISLDSLKPQVSSPENIIYRLTNSIPQLMVADLRNQQKSEPPSYTYSEMVDKLHEATYNSISRETCPYLLHRNIKKSLKYPEKYYFTRDSRLKYSMGMNFSHEVILDLAKQIKMPFLFIKAKQSPYFEEKKYYEQVLDLLKANNPYFEQCVVEGRHHVHLTNPEQVAPIVTAFLSKYWSKDEDVVSKL from the exons ATGAGTGGCCAGCCCACTTCACCATCATCATTGATCAATCTAGTCGATCAGCACGACCGTGATCATGGA GTTCAAGAAGTTCGCATTTCGGTTCCGTATGGTGAAATTGCCGGCAAATGGTGGGGACCTCAAAATATTCGACCAATTTTGTGCCTCCATGGTTGGCAGGATAACGCGGGAACCTTCGATACGCTGATACCACTGTTGCCGAAGAATGTGAGCTTTCTAGCGATCGATTTCCCCGGACATGGGTACTCGTCGCGTATTCCCGATGGACTGTCCTATCAGGGGATTAACTCACTAAATCTACTGCTTGCTATCATGAACGAGTACGGTTGGAAAAAGGTGTCATTTTTGAGTCACTCCATGGGCGCCGTGTTACAGTACATTTTTGCGGCAGTTTTTCCCGATAAAGTGGATCTGATGATCTCCCTAGATTCCTTAAAGCCGCAAGTTTCTTCGCCGGAAAATATAATCTACCGATTGACAAACTCCATTCCCCAGCTCATGGTGGCTGATCTTCGCAATCAGCAAAAGTCTGAACCTCCATCCTACACCTATTCTGAAATGGTAGACAAATTGCACGAAGCAACCTACAACTCTATTAGTCGAGAAACGTGTCCTTATTTGCTGCAtcgaaacatcaagaaaagctTGAAATATCccgaaaaatattatttcacgcGAGACTCCCGACTGAAGTACTCGATGGGAATGAATTTTTCGCACGAGGTTATTCTGGACCTGGCAAAGCAGATCAAAATGCCCTTTCTGTTCATCAAAGCCAAACAGTCGCCCTATTTCGAGGAGAAAAAGTACTACGAACAGGTGCTTGACTTGCTGAAGGCAAACAATCCCTACTTCGAGCAGTGTGTAGTTGAGGGCCGGCATCACGTACATCTGACGAATCCGGAACAGGTGGCGCCCATCGTCACGGCATTCCTCAGCAAGTACTGGAGTAAGGACGAGGACGTTGTCAGCAAGCTGTGA